Below is a genomic region from Hylemonella gracilis.
ACTGACCACCCGGCCAGCGACACATCGGAAAGCCTTCAATTATAGCCGCTTCGAACCCGACGCCAAGACCTTGCGGACGCTGGCTGCGGCACAATTCGGCTCCATGAGAAAAAACAAGACGCTGGCCGCCTGGCTGGCCTTCCTCGGCGGCCCCTTGGGCCTGCATCGTTTCTACCTGCACGGCTGGGCGGACACCCTCGGCTGGCTCCTTCCCATTCCGACGGCGCTGGGCCTGTACGGCATCCAGCGTGCTTTGGAGTTTGGCGTGGACGATGGCTGGAGCTGGGTGCTCACGCCCTTGTTCGGATTCACCCTCGCGGCCTGCGCGCTCACGGCCATCGTCTACGGCCTGGCCACGCCCGAGAAATGGAATGCACGGCACAACCCGCAGGCCGCGCCAGACGACAGCGCCGGCCAGACCCACTGGCTGACCATCGGCGCGGTGGTCTGCTCCCTGTTGATCGGCGCGACGGCGCTCATGTCGTCCATCGCCTTCAGCTTCCAGCGCTATTTCGAATACCAGATCGAAGAGGCACAGAAGATCTCGCAGTGATGACCCCACCGGCGGTGGCCACGTGGTGGCCTCCGTCAGACAGGCATTAGTGGCCGCTCAGGAATGCCGGGTGCTCTTGCGCTCACGGGCGAAGGACAGGTCCGTGGTAGTCACCCGCAGGCGCCGGCACAGGAAATGGGCCAGGGACTGGTACGCCTTGACGGCGATCGTCGGCTGCTTGTCAAACAAGGCCTTCAGCTCCGAAAAGCCGATGCGGACCAACTCGCTTTTTTCCAGCACCTCGACCGTCGCCGAGCGGGGCTCACCGTCCACGAAGGACATCTCGCCGAAGTGAGAACCCGACCCCAACTGCGCGATGTCCACTTCGTTGTCGCGCGCACTGTGGCTGATGCGCACCGAGCCGAACTTGATCACATACAAGGCATCCGCCGGGTCGCCTTCCCCGAAGACTTGGTCTCCCCCGGCGTAGGTCTGCACCTTCGCGACCTCGCTGATGGTCTGCAACTCGGCAGCGGACAGGTCCTTGAAGAGGGAGACGTTCTGAAGCAGGTCACCGGGCGTTGCCATGGTTCGTCCTTCCTTGCGGCGGGTTTTGGGTGGCCGCAAATGTATAGGACGAACGGACTCAGAACAAGCCCAGGCTGATCCAGTAGGCCACGATGGCGACAAAGGCGCTGGCCGGAATGGTGAAGATCCACGCCCAGACGATGTTGCCCGCCACCCCCCAGCGCACGGCGCTGGCTCGCTGCGACGACCCCACGCCGACGATGGCGCCGGTGATGGTGTGGGTGGTCGACACCGGAACGCCCAGGGCGGTGGCGAAGAACAGGGTCAACGCCCCGCCCGTTTCGGCGCAGAAACCACCCACGGGCTTGAGCTTTGTGATCTTCTGTCCCATGGTCTTGACGATGCGCCAGCCGCCGAACATGGTGCCCAGGCCAATGGCGAGGTAGCAGGCCACGATCACCCAGCCCGGCGGCGAGGCGTCGCTGGCCACGCCATACCCGGTAGCGATCAGCAGCATCCAGATGATGCCGATGGTCTTCTGCGCGTCATTGCCGCCATGCCCCAGGCTGTACGCACCGGCCGACAGCAGTTGCAGGCGACGGAACCACCCGTCCACCCGCGCGGGCGAGGTGCGCCGGAACACCCAGGCCACGAGCAGCATCATCAGCGAGCCCAGCAGAAAGCCGAGCAAGGGCGAGACAAAGATGAACAAGACCGTCTTCAGAATGCCACTGGCCAGCAAGGCATCGGTGCCGGACTTGCCGATCACCGCGCCCACGATCCCGCCGATCAGCGCATGCGATGAACTGCTGGGAATGCCGTAGTACCAGGTGATCAGGTTCCAGGTGATCGCGCCGGCCAATGCGCCGAAGATCACGTTCGTGTCCACGATGCCGGGTTGCACGATGCCCTTGCCCACGGTGGCCGCCACGCTCAGGTGGAAGACGAACACGGCCACGACGTTGAAGAAGGCCGCGAACAGCACGGCCTGGCCGGGCCGCAAGACGCCCGTGGAAACGACTGTGGCGATGGAATTGGCCGCGTCATGAAACCCGTTCATGAAATCAAAGACCAGGGCCATGCAGACCAGCAGGACGATGATCCACATCGCCGACGGCGTCACGTGAGTGAGATTCTCCATGCCCGCGTCCTCAGGCGTTCTCGAGGACGATGCCCTCGATGACGTTGGCGACGTCCTCGCAGCGGTCGGTCACGGTCTCCAGCAATTCGTAGATGGCCTTGAGCTTGATGATTTCGCGCACGTCGGGCTGCTCACGGAACAACTTGCTCATGGCGGTGCGCATCACGCGGTCGGCGTCCGATTCGAGTTTGTCGATCTCCTCGCAGGTCTTGAGCGCGGCCTCGGCCGACTTGGCCTCGCCGATGGTCCCGAGCAGGTAGACCGCGTCCTTCACCCGCTCGCAGCACTTCACGCAGAGTTCGGTCAGGCGCACGATCTCATCGGTCATCTCGCGCACGTCGTAGAGCGCCATGGTCTCGGCCGCGTCCTGCAGCAGGTCGGCCACGTCGTCCATGGTGTTGATCAGCGTGTGAATCTGCTCGCGGTCGATGGGCGTGATGAAGGTCAGGTGCAGGGTTCGGCTCACGTCCTGCGTGATGCGGTCCGCCGCATGCTCGGCCTCGTCCACTTCACGGTTGTACTGCTCGCGCAACTTCACATCGCCATAGTTCGCCACCAATTGGGCAAAGGCCCGGGCCGCCTGCACCGTGCGGTCCGCATGCTGGTTGAATTTCTCGAAGAAATTGCCGTCACGCGGCATCAGTTTTCCAAACAGCATGGTGTCTTTTTTGTGACGAATTGATGAAAGGTCGAGTTTAACCGGCGCGACCTGGCCACCCCTTGCACCCGCCAGGCGACACGAGCCAGCACGCCCGCCTCAAGCGCTTCGGAATATGAAATACACCGCGCCCACCATGCACAGCGCTGCCCAAAGGTAATCCAGCTTGAAGGGCTCGCGCAGATAGAACACCGCGAAAGGCACGAAGACGCTGAGAGTGACGACTTCCTGGATGATCTTGAGCTGCCCGACGGTGAACCCCGCCTGCTGAAAACCGATGCGGTTGGCCGGCACCTGCAGCAGGTATTCGGCCAGGGCAATGCCCCAGCTGACGAAAGCCGCGGTGTACCAGGGTGCGGTGGCCAGGTTCTTGAGGTGGCCGTACCAGGCGAAGGTCATGAAGACATTGCTGGCGATCAGCAAGAGGATTGTCTGCAGAGATAAAGGCAGGGATTGAAGCATGGTCGTTCGAGTGGAACATGAAAAAGGCCCCGGGGCTCAACACCTCGGGGCCATTCCGGATCGGCGGATTCAGGCCGCAGCCTTCTCCGCCACTTCCTTGTACTCCTCGATCTGGTCGAAGTTCATGTAGCGGTAGACGCTGGCCTTGTCGGCGTCGATGATGCCCATTTCCTTCAGGTACTCCGCCTTGGTCGGCAAACGGCCCAGGCGGGAGGCGATGGCGGACAGCTCGGCCGAGCCCAGGTACACATTGGTGTTCTTGCCCAGGCGGTTCGGGAAGTTGCGGGTCGATGTGGAAATGACCGTCGCGCCTTCACGCACTTGCGCCTGGTTGCCCATGCAC
It encodes:
- a CDS encoding TM2 domain-containing protein, whose protein sequence is MRKNKTLAAWLAFLGGPLGLHRFYLHGWADTLGWLLPIPTALGLYGIQRALEFGVDDGWSWVLTPLFGFTLAACALTAIVYGLATPEKWNARHNPQAAPDDSAGQTHWLTIGAVVCSLLIGATALMSSIAFSFQRYFEYQIEEAQKISQ
- a CDS encoding Crp/Fnr family transcriptional regulator, whose amino-acid sequence is MATPGDLLQNVSLFKDLSAAELQTISEVAKVQTYAGGDQVFGEGDPADALYVIKFGSVRISHSARDNEVDIAQLGSGSHFGEMSFVDGEPRSATVEVLEKSELVRIGFSELKALFDKQPTIAVKAYQSLAHFLCRRLRVTTTDLSFARERKSTRHS
- a CDS encoding inorganic phosphate transporter; amino-acid sequence: MENLTHVTPSAMWIIVLLVCMALVFDFMNGFHDAANSIATVVSTGVLRPGQAVLFAAFFNVVAVFVFHLSVAATVGKGIVQPGIVDTNVIFGALAGAITWNLITWYYGIPSSSSHALIGGIVGAVIGKSGTDALLASGILKTVLFIFVSPLLGFLLGSLMMLLVAWVFRRTSPARVDGWFRRLQLLSAGAYSLGHGGNDAQKTIGIIWMLLIATGYGVASDASPPGWVIVACYLAIGLGTMFGGWRIVKTMGQKITKLKPVGGFCAETGGALTLFFATALGVPVSTTHTITGAIVGVGSSQRASAVRWGVAGNIVWAWIFTIPASAFVAIVAYWISLGLF
- a CDS encoding DUF47 domain-containing protein, which codes for MLFGKLMPRDGNFFEKFNQHADRTVQAARAFAQLVANYGDVKLREQYNREVDEAEHAADRITQDVSRTLHLTFITPIDREQIHTLINTMDDVADLLQDAAETMALYDVREMTDEIVRLTELCVKCCERVKDAVYLLGTIGEAKSAEAALKTCEEIDKLESDADRVMRTAMSKLFREQPDVREIIKLKAIYELLETVTDRCEDVANVIEGIVLENA
- a CDS encoding DMT family protein; translated protein: MLQSLPLSLQTILLLIASNVFMTFAWYGHLKNLATAPWYTAAFVSWGIALAEYLLQVPANRIGFQQAGFTVGQLKIIQEVVTLSVFVPFAVFYLREPFKLDYLWAALCMVGAVYFIFRSA